From the Ferrigenium kumadai genome, one window contains:
- a CDS encoding O-antigen ligase family protein has protein sequence MNLEASDRVHNRFKTILFTLFLWPISIGELSVNYSFVLFAAVSLFVAHKVYKPNEWVSVAAVIFSLIFLFSLPFTLLASGDQFLRATVSFAIFMTVFAFAITRIGMPEINSFRWALVVISCLFAGEALVGFLAAGGNAAGWELKNIVGSQRFGFIYILGFFVLLYFPARTAFLKLAKLGALSLILAGILLTFSRSSVIALSFAVGLYLLSSVIHRKNWSWRGLRIATTGALASVSLIAVAYMFFPVVFEFFSETILVRYGQFFAMIIPAELLSAGAPPPDDVLISKGSEGTRLVIWTAILQHTLENPILGSGYLGSWVLSNVTTGSAHNQYMDVLLRVGFLGFLVWILILYNVFRFLRRHHADLFWGGVGILIYGFFHETFKESQGAFILAFLVGMYVNHVRDCARSRNALLTQSDPVRLHTQATTHTAL, from the coding sequence ATGAACCTGGAAGCGAGCGACCGCGTGCATAACCGCTTCAAAACGATCCTGTTTACGCTGTTCCTGTGGCCAATCTCGATAGGCGAGCTCAGTGTAAACTACAGCTTCGTTTTGTTCGCTGCCGTGTCATTGTTTGTGGCGCATAAAGTCTATAAACCGAACGAGTGGGTTTCGGTTGCCGCCGTCATTTTTTCCCTGATTTTTCTTTTTAGCCTGCCCTTCACATTGCTGGCCTCCGGAGATCAGTTTCTACGGGCAACCGTGAGCTTTGCGATTTTCATGACGGTATTTGCATTTGCCATTACACGCATTGGGATGCCGGAGATAAATAGTTTCCGGTGGGCGCTCGTTGTTATTTCCTGCTTGTTCGCAGGGGAGGCTCTTGTGGGCTTCCTCGCTGCGGGGGGTAATGCGGCCGGTTGGGAATTGAAGAATATAGTGGGTTCGCAACGATTTGGCTTTATTTACATCCTTGGTTTTTTCGTCCTCCTTTATTTCCCTGCCCGGACCGCCTTCCTTAAGCTTGCAAAGCTTGGTGCTCTTTCTCTGATCCTTGCCGGGATATTGCTGACTTTCTCCCGCTCATCTGTTATCGCCCTCAGCTTTGCGGTCGGGCTGTATCTCTTGTCGAGCGTCATACATCGAAAAAATTGGTCTTGGCGGGGCCTTCGCATTGCTACAACTGGTGCATTGGCAAGCGTGTCCTTGATTGCAGTGGCCTACATGTTTTTTCCGGTGGTTTTCGAGTTCTTCAGCGAGACTATTCTGGTGCGCTATGGCCAGTTCTTTGCAATGATAATTCCGGCAGAGTTGCTCTCAGCCGGCGCGCCGCCACCAGATGATGTCCTGATCTCGAAAGGCTCGGAGGGAACAAGGCTGGTCATCTGGACGGCCATTCTCCAACACACCCTTGAAAATCCCATCCTCGGGTCCGGGTACCTCGGGAGTTGGGTTTTGAGCAACGTAACTACCGGTTCCGCTCACAACCAGTACATGGACGTGCTTCTGCGGGTGGGTTTTCTGGGTTTTCTGGTTTGGATACTCATTCTTTACAACGTGTTTCGGTTTTTGCGGCGTCACCATGCGGATTTATTCTGGGGTGGGGTCGGAATTTTGATCTATGGTTTTTTTCACGAAACCTTCAAGGAATCCCAAGGTGCATTCATCCTGGCTTTCCTGGTGGGAATGTATGTGAATCACGTCCGGGACTGCGCGCGGTCCAGAAATGCTTTACTCACTCAGAGTGATCCTGTGCGGCTCCATACACAGGCTACTACTCACACGGCCCTTTAA
- the pseI gene encoding pseudaminic acid synthase encodes MDEVQRIHIAGRTISADSPPYVIAELSANHNGKLETALRIIEEAKKAGADAVKLQTYKPDTITLDCDSEDFRIRGGLWDGRTLYDLYREAHMPWEWHAPLFEHARRIGITLFSSPFDNTAVDLLEDLNTPAYKIASFEAVDLPLIRYVAGTGKPMIISTGMADAEEIREAVEAAREGGCKELAILHCVSGYPAPAADYNLRTIPDMIRRFGLVTGLSDHTLDNTTAIASVALGASIIEKHFTLNRDGGGPDDSFSLEPAELAALCQGARTAWEALGRVDYGRKSSELGNVKFRRSLYFVKDLKAGDVITEDSVRSVRPGFGLAPKYLMNIIGKRVVVDVDRYTPVLLPLIDE; translated from the coding sequence ATGGATGAAGTGCAACGTATCCATATAGCTGGCCGCACAATAAGTGCAGACTCACCACCCTATGTCATCGCCGAGCTTTCAGCCAACCATAATGGTAAGCTTGAGACGGCGCTACGCATCATCGAAGAAGCAAAGAAAGCTGGCGCCGATGCCGTCAAGTTGCAGACTTACAAGCCTGACACAATCACGCTGGATTGCGACAGCGAAGATTTCAGGATTCGGGGCGGTTTGTGGGATGGACGCACGTTATACGACCTTTATCGCGAGGCTCACATGCCTTGGGAGTGGCATGCTCCGCTCTTCGAACATGCTCGCAGGATCGGTATCACCCTTTTCAGTTCCCCCTTCGACAATACGGCAGTCGATCTGCTTGAGGACCTCAACACCCCAGCCTACAAGATCGCCTCGTTCGAGGCCGTTGATCTGCCGCTGATCAGGTATGTCGCGGGCACAGGAAAGCCGATGATCATCTCCACCGGGATGGCCGATGCGGAGGAAATCCGGGAAGCAGTCGAAGCGGCCCGCGAGGGCGGCTGCAAGGAGCTTGCCATCTTGCATTGTGTCAGCGGTTACCCCGCTCCAGCGGCGGATTACAACCTGCGTACCATCCCTGATATGATTCGCCGTTTTGGTTTGGTAACCGGCCTGTCCGACCACACTCTGGATAACACTACTGCAATTGCGAGTGTGGCACTGGGGGCCTCGATTATCGAAAAACACTTTACCTTGAACCGAGATGGAGGAGGCCCGGACGACAGCTTTTCTCTGGAGCCGGCGGAACTGGCTGCTCTGTGCCAGGGGGCCAGAACCGCATGGGAAGCATTAGGGCGGGTAGATTACGGGCGCAAGTCCAGCGAGCTGGGGAATGTAAAGTTCCGGAGATCCCTGTATTTCGTAAAAGACCTGAAGGCTGGCGACGTGATTACCGAGGACTCGGTGAGGAGCGTTCGCCCGGGATTTGGGTTGGCCCCCAAATATTTGATGAATATTATTGGTAAGCGTGTGGTAGTGGATGTTGACAGATACACACCAGTGCTTTTGCCGCTCATCGATGAGTGA
- the pseH gene encoding UDP-4-amino-4,6-dideoxy-N-acetyl-beta-L-altrosamine N-acetyltransferase yields the protein MTEKNCQIRSMTNADLEQVLAWRNEPDIRRYMLTQHEISLTEHRQWYERNSQDPTRRLLIVEEDGMALGFVHFSGVAPGGIADWGFYAAPGAAKGSGHKLGVTVLNFAFGTLGLHKVCGQALDFNEASIRFHRKLGFQQEGVLRQQHKGADGYHDLICFGLLREEWNSRTEVNNG from the coding sequence ATGACTGAGAAGAATTGCCAAATCCGTAGCATGACAAATGCTGATCTCGAGCAGGTATTGGCTTGGCGTAATGAGCCCGACATACGCCGCTATATGCTGACTCAGCATGAGATTTCATTGACTGAGCACCGGCAATGGTATGAACGGAACTCCCAAGATCCCACGCGGCGTCTTCTGATCGTAGAAGAGGATGGGATGGCGCTCGGTTTTGTTCATTTTAGTGGCGTGGCGCCGGGGGGCATCGCTGACTGGGGATTCTACGCTGCGCCGGGGGCAGCGAAAGGCTCAGGACACAAACTCGGTGTGACAGTGCTCAATTTCGCCTTCGGGACGTTAGGGCTTCACAAGGTATGCGGTCAAGCGTTAGATTTTAATGAGGCCTCAATCCGTTTCCATCGTAAACTTGGCTTTCAGCAGGAGGGAGTGTTGCGCCAGCAACATAAAGGCGCTGACGGCTATCACGACCTGATCTGCTTTGGGCTTTTGCGCGAAGAATGGAACTCAAGAACTGAGGTAAATAATGGATGA
- the pseG gene encoding UDP-2,4-diacetamido-2,4,6-trideoxy-beta-L-altropyranose hydrolase, translated as MQESMRDVVFRADASLNIGTGHVMRCLTLADALQQRGARCRFVCRAHPGNLTDLIRQRGFKVHVLPELEYAHYNSSSARECTHAAWLGSDWPTDAAQTKIGIGETVADWLVVDHYAIDANWERQLRPACRHLMVIDDLADRLHDCDLLLDQNSGRVAADYFDLVPAGCTVLVGPKYALIRPEFAALRNYSLARRASPQLKHLLITMGGVDKDNATTRVLDALKDSSLPADCRITVVMGPHAPWLTKVREKAKETPWATEVLVNVQDMAKLMADSDLAIGAAGTSAWERCCLGLPTLTMVLADNQREGAAALKEMGAVLLLESGDQLAVELHEKISLLLGAQRLLAMQQACIAVTDGAGVSRLAAMITNAND; from the coding sequence ATGCAGGAATCCATGCGTGATGTCGTTTTTCGTGCCGACGCTTCGCTTAACATCGGCACGGGCCACGTCATGCGATGCCTTACTCTTGCCGACGCCCTGCAGCAGCGGGGTGCGCGCTGTCGATTTGTCTGCCGCGCACATCCAGGGAACCTTACCGATTTGATTCGTCAACGCGGTTTTAAGGTTCATGTTCTGCCTGAGCTGGAATACGCTCACTACAATTCGTCCTCGGCGAGGGAATGTACGCACGCTGCCTGGCTCGGTTCTGACTGGCCCACAGATGCGGCGCAGACAAAAATTGGCATTGGCGAGACCGTAGCTGACTGGCTGGTTGTCGATCATTACGCCATCGATGCCAACTGGGAACGGCAACTCCGCCCCGCCTGCCGTCATCTGATGGTTATTGACGACCTTGCAGATCGCCTGCACGATTGTGATCTGCTGCTGGACCAAAATTCTGGCCGAGTTGCTGCCGACTACTTTGACTTGGTGCCGGCCGGCTGCACGGTCCTCGTCGGTCCGAAATACGCATTAATTCGCCCCGAGTTCGCTGCTCTGCGCAATTACAGTCTCGCGCGTCGTGCCTCGCCACAGCTCAAGCACCTGCTAATTACCATGGGTGGTGTCGACAAAGACAACGCCACCACCAGAGTACTCGATGCTCTGAAAGATTCCTCTTTGCCTGCGGACTGTCGGATTACCGTCGTGATGGGGCCACATGCGCCGTGGTTGACTAAAGTACGAGAAAAGGCCAAGGAGACTCCTTGGGCAACAGAAGTTCTGGTGAACGTTCAGGACATGGCGAAACTGATGGCCGACAGCGATCTGGCGATTGGGGCCGCAGGTACTTCAGCTTGGGAGCGCTGCTGTTTGGGCTTACCAACTCTTACAATGGTATTGGCGGACAACCAACGGGAAGGCGCTGCTGCACTCAAGGAAATGGGTGCCGTGTTACTTTTGGAAAGCGGCGATCAACTTGCCGTAGAACTACATGAAAAGATTTCGCTCTTGCTGGGCGCGCAAAGGTTACTGGCCATGCAGCAAGCCTGTATCGCAGTTACCGACGGGGCTGGCGTTAGCCGCCTCGCAGCTATGATAACGAATGCAAATGACTGA
- a CDS encoding nitrilase-related carbon-nitrogen hydrolase yields the protein MKIAVSSLDQAWKNKAVNRIACERQCARAAKERAQLIVFPEMTLTGYCMEAESLAEVISDSETTHFFQSIARKYSIAVVFGYIAKDKGFYLNRAVLVDSKGIVLAEYDKIHPFVHAGEDRVFKGGEKLAVANIDNVNIGLTVCYDLRFPEVYTAMARRADLVINIANWPARRFLHWDTLLRARAIENQYCMLGVNRTGTDGNGVEYCKSTCCYFPSGEKLPMIALEDTLDLIVLDTQALGNYRAEFPTISSRRDAVYAGIHA from the coding sequence TTGAAAATAGCGGTTTCGTCTCTAGATCAGGCTTGGAAGAACAAGGCGGTCAATCGAATTGCTTGTGAACGGCAATGCGCCCGCGCCGCAAAGGAGCGGGCTCAACTAATTGTCTTTCCAGAGATGACGTTGACCGGCTACTGCATGGAGGCGGAATCGCTTGCCGAGGTCATATCGGATTCTGAAACCACCCATTTTTTTCAATCAATCGCACGAAAATACTCAATTGCGGTGGTGTTTGGTTATATCGCCAAGGACAAAGGGTTCTACTTGAATCGAGCCGTACTTGTTGATTCGAAGGGCATCGTCCTGGCCGAATATGACAAGATTCACCCGTTTGTCCATGCGGGGGAAGATCGGGTCTTTAAGGGCGGGGAGAAGCTTGCCGTAGCGAATATCGACAATGTCAATATTGGGCTAACCGTTTGTTACGACTTGCGCTTTCCTGAGGTGTATACCGCGATGGCGCGTCGTGCCGACCTCGTCATCAATATTGCAAATTGGCCAGCCCGTCGGTTCCTGCATTGGGACACTTTGCTTAGGGCCAGGGCCATCGAGAATCAGTACTGCATGCTGGGGGTGAATCGGACGGGAACGGACGGCAATGGTGTTGAATACTGCAAAAGCACGTGTTGTTATTTTCCTTCCGGTGAAAAATTGCCCATGATTGCACTTGAGGATACTCTCGATTTGATTGTCCTCGATACACAAGCCTTGGGCAATTACCGTGCTGAGTTCCCAACAATCTCCTCGCGACGGGATGCAGTTTATGCAGGAATCCATGCGTGA
- a CDS encoding glutamate-1-semialdehyde 2,1-aminomutase gives MNSDQINKRFHQIVPGGSHTYSKGDDQFPANAPKIMSHAKGAECWDIEGKRFIDWAMGNRVMILGHAFDEVDDQVCAAIRKGTNFTRPGILEYELAEYLVGLWPCAEMVKFGKNGSDVTTAAVKLSRAYTGRKYVLVCSSHPFFAIHDWFIGSTEMNSGTLDTERQYTLKFKYNDIESVEQAFDQYPGQIAAVILEPVKNDSPYAEPRDSDYTVEGISRNGDNNTNFLKYLREKTEATGTVLIFDENIAGMRFDIRGSHHRYGIYPDLAAFGKAIANGYSCSVLAGKRELMELGGIHHDKERVFLLSQTHGSETVGLSATLATLKACDRLNVTSHVWSLGGRMKARVKDAISKNSLNDHVKIIGFDANPQILCTKANGDFWPELHTLFHQYMVDKGILIPWISITHSHNDEHLNYTVEAIEETGAKLRSVISNDAVSKELIGDAVKPVFRKWNN, from the coding sequence ATGAATTCCGACCAGATTAACAAGAGATTCCATCAAATTGTTCCGGGTGGCAGCCATACCTATAGCAAAGGCGATGACCAGTTCCCAGCTAATGCCCCAAAAATCATGTCCCACGCGAAGGGAGCTGAGTGCTGGGATATTGAAGGAAAACGTTTTATCGATTGGGCCATGGGCAATCGTGTGATGATTCTTGGCCATGCGTTTGATGAGGTAGACGATCAGGTATGTGCCGCTATTCGTAAAGGTACCAACTTTACTCGGCCAGGAATTTTAGAATATGAACTTGCCGAATATTTAGTGGGTCTTTGGCCGTGTGCGGAGATGGTCAAGTTCGGAAAAAACGGTTCAGATGTTACTACGGCCGCGGTCAAATTATCCCGTGCTTATACCGGACGCAAATATGTGCTGGTTTGCAGTTCCCATCCGTTTTTTGCAATCCACGATTGGTTCATTGGCTCAACCGAAATGAACTCTGGCACGCTGGATACCGAGCGCCAATACACGCTTAAGTTTAAATATAACGATATCGAAAGCGTGGAGCAGGCCTTTGATCAATATCCGGGGCAGATTGCTGCAGTAATTCTAGAACCCGTAAAAAACGATTCTCCTTATGCAGAGCCGAGGGATAGTGACTATACCGTGGAAGGGATTAGCCGTAATGGAGATAACAATACGAATTTCCTGAAATATCTGCGAGAAAAAACCGAAGCGACTGGCACGGTTCTGATTTTTGATGAAAACATTGCGGGCATGAGATTTGATATTCGAGGGTCTCACCATAGGTATGGCATCTATCCAGATTTGGCAGCCTTTGGCAAAGCCATTGCTAATGGCTACTCTTGCTCTGTTCTGGCCGGTAAGCGGGAGCTTATGGAGTTGGGAGGGATTCACCATGATAAGGAACGCGTGTTCTTATTGTCTCAAACCCATGGTTCTGAAACTGTAGGCCTGTCGGCGACTCTTGCGACTTTGAAGGCTTGCGATAGGCTAAACGTCACTTCCCATGTCTGGTCTTTAGGCGGGCGCATGAAAGCTCGCGTCAAAGACGCCATATCGAAAAATAGCTTAAACGATCACGTTAAAATTATTGGTTTCGACGCCAATCCGCAGATACTTTGTACGAAAGCCAATGGCGATTTTTGGCCGGAACTGCATACGCTTTTCCATCAATACATGGTTGATAAAGGCATATTGATTCCTTGGATAAGCATCACGCACTCGCATAATGACGAGCATTTGAATTACACCGTGGAAGCAATCGAGGAAACGGGGGCTAAGCTGCGCTCAGTAATTTCAAATGATGCGGTGTCAAAAGAGTTGATAGGCGATGCCGTAAAGCCAGTATTTAGGAAATGGAATAATTGA
- a CDS encoding cytidylyltransferase domain-containing protein, giving the protein MNQSNTVIIVQARMTSSRLPGKVLYKISDTTMLGVLVNRLRKVESKCSLVVATSSDKSDDLIEAECNRIGVDVFRGDLNDVTGRYYHAAKLYNADIVVRITADCPLIDPKIVDYAIDTYLSVHKTNELVTNRLPLSFPDGMDVDVFSFESLSDAFLNAKTAHQREHVIPYFFEEHRNILNFECPQQYFLKIRLTLDYKEDFDVISKVYKMLGPELTLENIIELYEGAGDVFRDNQQYIPAHYYDSYNNAGPFLKRVSVAPSIFHR; this is encoded by the coding sequence ATGAATCAAAGTAATACGGTTATCATTGTCCAAGCTCGAATGACTTCGAGTCGCTTGCCTGGCAAGGTGTTATACAAAATTTCAGATACAACGATGCTGGGTGTATTGGTCAATAGATTGCGCAAAGTCGAGAGCAAGTGTTCCCTTGTTGTGGCAACTAGCAGCGATAAATCCGATGATTTGATAGAGGCGGAATGCAATCGCATCGGCGTTGATGTGTTCCGTGGCGATCTTAATGATGTAACGGGTCGGTACTATCATGCTGCCAAATTGTATAACGCTGATATTGTCGTGAGGATTACGGCAGACTGTCCATTAATAGACCCCAAAATAGTGGATTACGCCATCGATACTTATCTATCAGTTCATAAGACGAATGAATTAGTCACGAACCGGCTCCCTCTTTCCTTTCCGGATGGAATGGATGTTGATGTTTTTTCGTTCGAGAGTCTTTCTGATGCGTTTTTAAATGCAAAAACCGCTCATCAAAGGGAGCATGTAATCCCCTATTTTTTTGAGGAGCATAGAAATATTTTAAATTTTGAGTGCCCCCAGCAATATTTTCTCAAAATACGCCTTACCTTGGATTACAAGGAAGATTTCGATGTAATTTCGAAAGTGTATAAAATGTTAGGGCCCGAGCTCACACTGGAAAATATTATTGAACTCTATGAGGGGGCCGGCGATGTGTTCCGCGATAATCAGCAATACATACCCGCTCATTATTATGATAGCTACAATAATGCAGGCCCCTTTCTAAAAAGGGTTAGTGTTGCACCATCGATATTTCACAGATAG
- a CDS encoding Gfo/Idh/MocA family oxidoreductase, which translates to MSKGNGHPYSWSAIFNGYDMEAMQQCGFPVIPDYLSKQRYPEDFISNAQVSHIWTQSLEQSKHIAKASRIEHVVARPEEMIGQIDGVLLARDDAENHLEFARPFLKAGLPVYIDKPMALSVSDAEALFALEQYPGQIFSCSALRFASELLLSDQDRIDIGEISHVTGLVPNSWDKYIIHAIDPILENLGPQGNIEKYSCIKSQDRTAVSLRWESGVTCNLTSLGALPTGIEIQFFGRAGSKKLVFRDSFSAFKKALVRFVDDSVEHPKSHRDRIMAAIDVVEKGALNNYESK; encoded by the coding sequence ATGAGTAAAGGTAACGGGCATCCATATTCCTGGTCTGCCATTTTTAACGGCTACGATATGGAGGCAATGCAGCAATGTGGCTTTCCGGTCATTCCTGACTATCTGTCGAAACAACGCTACCCGGAAGACTTCATTTCAAATGCCCAGGTAAGCCATATCTGGACACAGTCACTGGAACAGTCCAAGCATATTGCCAAAGCCTCACGGATCGAGCACGTGGTGGCCAGGCCGGAAGAAATGATTGGCCAGATTGATGGCGTACTGTTGGCGAGGGACGACGCAGAGAACCATCTTGAATTTGCACGCCCATTTTTGAAAGCCGGGCTTCCGGTTTATATAGACAAGCCCATGGCGCTATCCGTATCAGACGCCGAGGCACTGTTTGCTCTGGAGCAGTACCCTGGCCAGATTTTTTCTTGTTCGGCCCTGCGTTTTGCCTCTGAATTGCTGTTGTCGGATCAAGACCGGATTGATATAGGCGAAATTTCTCATGTGACCGGCTTGGTGCCAAATAGCTGGGATAAATACATTATTCATGCCATAGATCCGATTTTAGAGAACTTAGGGCCGCAGGGTAATATTGAAAAATATTCATGTATCAAGTCCCAAGATCGTACCGCAGTGAGTTTACGATGGGAATCAGGGGTGACCTGTAACCTCACGTCCCTGGGGGCGCTGCCAACAGGTATTGAAATTCAATTCTTCGGGAGAGCTGGCAGTAAGAAGCTTGTCTTTAGGGATTCTTTTTCAGCCTTCAAGAAAGCGCTGGTTAGATTTGTTGATGATTCTGTAGAACACCCCAAAAGTCACCGAGATCGAATTATGGCGGCAATTGATGTCGTAGAAAAAGGTGCGCTAAACAATTATGAATCAAAGTAA
- a CDS encoding aldo/keto reductase, which produces MRLALGTAQFGLSYGVANSIGQVSGSAAAEILEKARGAGIDTLDTAIAYGDSEARLGQIGVSGWKVVSKLPPLPSDVVDVDSWLEGQLVGSRKRLNIDRLDALLLHRPADLLGKHGAAYCNALRDMRDRGFVSAVGFSIYTPAELDQLWGVFKPDLVQAPFNILDRRLVDSGWLYRMHQEGVRVHTRSAFLQGLLLMQSDGRPAWFKPWKSLLDHWLSECLDMGKSPLEVALGFVLSYPEIERVVVGVDSLTQFNAIVAAAHLRLDRFPDVGSDDLELIDPTRWRIN; this is translated from the coding sequence GTGAGGCTGGCGCTGGGTACCGCACAGTTTGGTTTGAGTTATGGTGTCGCAAACTCAATTGGTCAAGTGTCGGGTTCCGCTGCTGCCGAAATCCTGGAAAAAGCGAGAGGTGCCGGCATCGATACCTTGGATACCGCTATTGCATATGGTGATAGTGAAGCTCGGCTTGGGCAGATTGGCGTGTCGGGTTGGAAAGTGGTCAGCAAACTCCCGCCTTTGCCAAGTGATGTCGTCGATGTGGATTCATGGCTAGAGGGGCAACTGGTTGGCTCCAGGAAGCGCCTTAACATCGATCGGCTTGATGCTTTGCTGTTACATAGGCCTGCCGATTTGCTTGGTAAGCATGGTGCAGCCTACTGTAACGCCCTGCGCGATATGAGGGATAGAGGTTTTGTAAGTGCGGTTGGTTTCTCAATTTATACGCCGGCAGAGCTGGATCAGCTTTGGGGCGTATTCAAACCGGACCTCGTCCAGGCGCCTTTCAACATTCTTGACCGGAGACTTGTCGATTCAGGATGGCTGTATCGAATGCACCAAGAAGGTGTTCGTGTGCATACGCGCTCTGCTTTTCTGCAAGGTTTGTTGCTCATGCAATCAGACGGACGCCCCGCGTGGTTCAAACCGTGGAAATCGCTACTTGACCACTGGTTGTCGGAGTGTCTCGACATGGGTAAGTCGCCGCTTGAGGTGGCTTTGGGTTTCGTCTTGTCATATCCAGAAATCGAACGAGTGGTAGTCGGTGTTGATTCACTGACGCAGTTCAATGCCATTGTTGCTGCGGCACATTTGCGCTTAGATCGATTTCCAGATGTCGGCAGCGACGATCTTGAGCTCATTGATCCGACGCGCTGGAGGATAAACTAG
- the pseC gene encoding UDP-4-amino-4,6-dideoxy-N-acetyl-beta-L-altrosamine transaminase, producing the protein MIPIPYGRQEITQADIDAVIDVLRSDFLTQGPAVTTFERTVTAYCGAQHAVAVNSATSALHIACLGLGLGPGDWLWTSPITFVASANCGLYCGARVDFVDIDPRTYNLSVDCLAEKLAQAEKAGKLPKVVVPVHMCGQSCDMAAIYSLSQQYGFKIIEDASHAIGGKYKGEPIGNCRYSDITIFSFHPVKIITTGEGGMALTNDSALADRMQRYRSHGITSDSRIMQPRPANEIWNYQQVHLGYNYRMTDIQAALGVSQMARLDAYVEQRHHIAERYDAELVDLPLQTPWQHPESYSSYHLYPIRLKLEKSAKSQRQVYDELRAAGILVNLHYIPVYRQPYYEMMGFRAGYCPESERYHAEEISIPMFPTLTKSDQSKIIDVLHEVLA; encoded by the coding sequence ATGATCCCTATCCCCTATGGCAGACAAGAAATAACGCAAGCCGACATCGATGCGGTGATTGATGTTCTCCGCTCGGACTTTCTGACGCAAGGGCCGGCTGTTACGACATTTGAGCGAACTGTCACCGCCTATTGCGGCGCTCAGCATGCCGTGGCTGTCAATAGCGCCACTTCGGCCTTGCACATCGCGTGCTTGGGCCTGGGGCTCGGGCCTGGTGATTGGTTATGGACAAGCCCTATCACTTTTGTTGCCAGTGCCAACTGCGGCTTGTATTGTGGAGCACGGGTTGACTTTGTGGATATCGATCCCCGCACCTACAATTTGAGCGTGGATTGCCTTGCCGAAAAATTGGCTCAGGCGGAAAAGGCCGGAAAGCTGCCCAAGGTTGTGGTTCCGGTACACATGTGCGGCCAGTCTTGTGATATGGCTGCCATCTATTCACTGAGCCAGCAGTATGGCTTCAAGATTATCGAGGATGCCTCGCACGCCATCGGCGGCAAGTACAAGGGCGAACCTATCGGCAACTGCCGCTACAGTGACATAACCATATTCAGCTTTCATCCCGTAAAAATCATCACCACGGGTGAGGGGGGGATGGCGCTCACCAATGATTCCGCATTGGCAGATCGCATGCAACGATATCGCAGTCATGGCATTACCAGCGATTCTCGGATAATGCAGCCCAGGCCCGCCAATGAAATCTGGAATTACCAACAAGTCCACTTGGGCTACAACTATCGTATGACCGACATCCAGGCTGCCTTGGGCGTGAGTCAGATGGCCAGATTGGATGCCTATGTCGAACAGCGCCATCATATCGCCGAGCGCTATGACGCTGAACTGGTGGACTTGCCGTTACAGACCCCATGGCAGCACCCTGAAAGTTATTCCAGTTATCATTTGTATCCGATCCGCTTGAAACTGGAAAAAAGCGCCAAAAGTCAGCGTCAGGTCTACGATGAGCTGCGCGCGGCCGGTATCTTGGTAAATCTCCATTACATTCCCGTTTATCGTCAGCCGTATTACGAGATGATGGGATTTAGGGCGGGTTATTGTCCGGAGTCTGAGCGCTACCACGCCGAAGAGATCAGTATCCCTATGTTCCCAACTCTGACGAAGTCGGATCAAAGCAAAATCATTGATGTCCTGCATGAGGTGCTTGCGTGA